A genomic region of Actinomycetota bacterium contains the following coding sequences:
- a CDS encoding MaoC family dehydratase, with product MTGLAGQHLGYSSWHDITQDDVSRFAVLTDDVQWIHTDPERAAAGPFGATVTHGFHTLARFTALLEEILVVDGVSTTLNYGLNRVRFPAPARVGGRLRMGLEVVGVEPAGGGVQVVYGATFEVEDQVKPVCVAEVIFRYYG from the coding sequence CTCCTGGCACGACATCACCCAGGACGACGTGTCCCGCTTCGCCGTCCTCACCGACGACGTCCAGTGGATCCACACCGACCCCGAGCGGGCCGCCGCCGGGCCGTTCGGGGCCACCGTCACCCACGGGTTCCACACCCTGGCCCGGTTCACCGCCCTGCTGGAGGAGATCCTGGTCGTCGACGGGGTGTCGACCACCCTGAACTACGGGCTCAACCGGGTCCGGTTCCCGGCCCCGGCCCGGGTCGGCGGGCGCCTGCGCATGGGCCTTGAGGTCGTCGGGGTCGAGCCGGCCGGCGGCGGCGTCCAGGTTGTCTACGGCGCCACCTTCGAGGTCGAGGACCAGGTCAAGCCGGTCTGCGTGGCCGAGGTGATCTTCCGGTACTACGGGTGA